gcacagcagcagcagggatgggaatgagaccCCCGTCGCACAGCAGTTCAATcgattcctggttttactaggagtttaataacacacacctgtTACCTgtgcacactgtggctaatcaagcttgtagtaaaactgggaatgggggaaactgctacgcaataggagtctATTTCCATCcttggttttactacaagtttaataagacacacctgagcgaaTGGCTTAGAGATTCAACTTGTAATCTCATATTGTACACACTGAAACTTCTGCTGCTGGTTTCTGAGACCCCGTTTAGCACCAATAAGGGGTTTATTAATTAGAGGGGGGCACTTGAAAGGGGTCCCGGTTCGAAAAAGTTGGTCTGGTCTGACTCACCACGCCCCCGTGCTGTAGAGACGGGGTACCGCCGCTCCTGAGACACATGGTATAAACACGCAGGGGTCCTGAAGAGCTGGGGCTGTCCATCTCCTGCATGCTCCTGCTGCAGTCAGCCGCCTGAAAATGCAACGCATCCTGGTACGTCTGTAAAAGGTAAACACCGACAGGGAGTTAACGCGAGGAGTGAGCGTGTACTGTATGTCATCCTGGCCATGCTTGCTTAGCAAGTCTGCTTCATATATCGTGATGATTGATTTACTCTCAAGGTCGCATTGCTTATTCCCCTTGACACTCTTATGAGGACGGTACTGTAGAAACACACTGACGCTCTCCCCCTGTCCTTACTGTACGTGAACCGTGCACAGTTACACCACTGCATTATCAGATAATCGTATTAACATCCCCGCCCCTTCCAACTTTCAAACGAAAGCGACAGTTGATTTTAGAAGTCAGAAAAAATTATAGTCAGAAAAGATTAGGAATACAGACCGGTACTTCAGACTTCAGAGTGAGATCAATCCGTCGCTCATTCAGGTAGCTTCGCTCTGGTCTCGTGTCTTCATAAATCTGGGTAATCGGCGAATACGCTTGTGGGCCACCGTAGTGGTAGGCTTCAGAATGTGGAACTGCATTTCCCAGAATGCAACTGTGCGTGGTTTGGAAATTAAGTTCGAATCGATTCAGACGCTGTTCCTGTAGAAGTTTGTGAATTTTAGCATTGTTTCTAAGTATAATGCAGCGGAATGAAAATGCAGGTATgttctctttttattatttattataaatattgatttatagagtcgagtggtccagtggttaaagaaaagggcttgtaaccaggaggtccccggttcaaatcccacctcagccactgactcgttgtgtgaccctgagcaagtcacttaacctccttgtgctccgtctttcgggtgagacgtagttgtaagtgactctgcagctgatgcatagttcacacaccctagtctctgtaagtcgccttggataaaggtgtctgctaaataaacaaataataataatgagtgaaGGCATATGTGACAGATAACCTATCTAGTTACCaagtttgcattaaaacattgtTTGCATATTATTAACGTTATACTGTAACTGTATGTCGCGTAATAATACGCAGTTCCAGGATTCTGCGTAATTAAGTTCACGCTAAACTTGGGTTGGTGTCACTAATTTAGCTGCTTACAAAGACTGAAACTGCTTTATAATAATATTAAGCGTGACTTTTTCTCTGCAACCCAGCTTTGCACGTCATTATTCCTACAAAGTGATCATTCCTGAAATGGCTGGATACTGCTGTCATCCCCCATGCAAGCGGTTTGTTATTGCAACCTCtgtcaataattaaacattacatcAACACACACTGTGTCCGGAGGGCAAGTATGCGAACTTGAATAGTGACGTTTAGACACAGTCAGCCAAGACAGACCACAGAAACACACGGGAATTAAGGTACTGGCACTGTTTAATGTACTGTGCTCATCGGTATAGCTGCAGAAAGATTTACATTTAAGTCAGCCGAACCCTCAAATTAACACGAATCGAAACAAGGTAGGATACTTTTACATGGGCcggtctttctgcaccaggtaaagagtgTGGCCCGTCTTTTTGCACCTATGCATTTTCATCTCACGCTTAATGACTACCCGTACATGTTAATtcgtattttaaaaacatatgtaaACTCAAACCAAATAAATGAGATTGTGATTGGGTTTACTGTCTGTAAGtgaccagtattttttttttttttcttcaaaatacaAAAACGTTGCTGAATGGTTTTGAGGGAAATGTCAGCATGGTTCTCTCTCAGCAACAGAAAAATAATCACGTGAAGCGCGCTCGGGTTCAGCATGCTGGCTGATTGCAAACATCAGAAAACAGCCTGTCAGTAAAAAGTAATTCATTAACCCTTTCACGCAAGGCAACCTTCAGTTAAAGATATATGTATTATGTGTCTCAAACTACTTTTTTCAGCTACTTTAAATATTTCATGGATAAAAAAGTGTTCAAATGAAATTGAAAGCTTCTCCCCCTaagtctttaaaacaaaatgttttttcagaCCTGGCCTGCCAGGAGTTGGTGTGTGCTGGTACTGTGTGACCCCTCCCCATGGCCAGTGGTTTGTGTGGAGCGGCTGGCAGCTTGTTGCTCAGCAGCGCCCCCTGGGGGCTGGGCGGGAGAAGCAGGAGGATGATGACGTTGTGGACACAGGGCCGCGAGGTGTTCAGCGCGGCGGTCAGCGCGGTGCTCCCCGAGAACATGATGCGTGGGAGCCTGGCTCTGCGGGGAGAGTGCCTCCTGGTGGACGGCAGGAGCTTCGCACCCATGGGGAACGTGCACCTGGTGGGCTTCGGCAAGGCTGTGCTGGGCATGGCGGCCGCGGCAGAGAGGATTCTGGGAGATCACCTGGTCAGGGGCGTGGTCAGTGTGCCCCACGGGATTCAGGAGGCTCTGAGGCAGGCAGGCAAGGGGTAAGGGTCACGGCTCTGCTTTTTGCATGCAATTGACAATGACGAGGGAAAACTAGATACTGAGCAGAATGACCTGATCACTGGTAcatggcaattaaaaaaaaaaacatatggggACGTGTTGAAGATGccaatgcatgatgacctcagaTGAGGCTGGGAGATGTTGGGAGTGTTACGTTTGTTGCATGATCCCACTGTCATGGGATGCCATTTTTTGTCCCCTatataaagcaatgaaaaatatattgatcATGTCCCAGGGAGATGCTGCTTGGCCCTGACAGCCGGATCACAGTGCTGGAGGGAGCGCGGCACAACCTCCCAGACAGAGACGCCATGGAGGCTGCCAGCGCCATCAGAGAGCTCGCCAGCGGGCTGACAGAGCAAGACCTGCTCCTGGTGCTCATCTCCGGTGAGCAGAACACTCCCGCTGCGCCGGGTTTAATACCGGGTCATTGTTCGTAGTGCTAGATCTCAACTACAGCTGGATTTCATTAAGAgcaattttacagcactggggaatcgcCATCTGCTCCGGATTTGTGAAACCAACCGtcaaagcagggatggaaataagactcctattgcatagcagtgtcacccattccagggtttgccaagagcttgattagccccagtgtaaaggtaacaagatcaggtgtgtGATTAAACTAGGTTTGCAATGGGAGGCTTATTTCAATCCCTGCTAAAATGAAAtatgctgtttttattaataacatattTTCACGCAGTTTAGATGAGTGGAAGGGAGCCCAGGTGGGGTTGCTGTCTTCACTGGCTGTGTCTGTGTTCCCTGCAGGAGGGGGCTCTGCCCTCCTACCTGCCCCCACCCCCCCGATCACCCTGGAGGAGAAGCAGAGTCTGACCCGGCAGCTGGCCGCCCGGGGAGCCACCATCCAGGAGCTGAACACCCTGCGCAAGGCGCTGTCTCAGCTCAAGGGAGGGGGGCTGGCCCGCTGCGCTCACCCTGCACAGGTGGGGACTGCCCAGGGTTCAACACTGTGCTCACCTGGTTACCTGCGCAGGATTACAAACTCGCACGAGCTCTGGGGGTTTAGAAACTAGCCCCCACTtaagtattgtattattattatttttattaatattattattgttattttaaaatgatattacatTTTTCACTGAAGTTAGAACTATTCCCCATTGTTAATTCTATAGAAGCATGGCTGATCGCTGAACAGAAAGTCAAGACCGTTCcttaacaagaaaacaaacaaacaaagctagACTCTCGTAATGAATCTCCCCTGTGTGATAAACGAGCGCGTGGTGTCAGTGCTGTGAAGACCCCTCTCGTTCTCCTCAGGTGGTGAGCCTGATCCTCTCCGATGTGATCGCTGACCCCCCGGAGCTCATCGCCAGCGGCCCCACGGTTCCCAGCCCAGCCGATCCGGGGGAGTGCTGGGCAATCCTGGAGAAATACGGGCTCCGCTCCTCGCTGCCCCAGTCCGTGCGGGACGTCCTGTCGGGGCTGGGGGGCGCGGGGACGGGGCAGGGGCAGGCAGGGCTCGTGCACAACGCCATCATTGGCTCCAACGCGCTGGCCCTGGAGGCAGCCTCGGCCCGGGCACGGGGGCTGGGCTTCCTGCCC
This genomic stretch from Acipenser ruthenus chromosome 16, fAciRut3.2 maternal haplotype, whole genome shotgun sequence harbors:
- the LOC117412255 gene encoding glycerate kinase isoform X2; protein product: MASGLCGAAGSLLLSSAPWGLGGRSRRMMTLWTQGREVFSAAVSAVLPENMMRGSLALRGECLLVDGRSFAPMGNVHLVGFGKAVLGMAAAAERILGDHLVRGVVSVPHGIQEALRQAGKGEMLLGPDSRITVLEGARHNLPDRDAMEAASAIRELASGLTEQDLLLVLISGGGSALLPAPTPPITLEEKQSLTRQLAARGATIQELNTLRKVVSLILSDVIADPPELIASGPTVPSPADPGECWAILEKYGLRSSLPQSVRDVLSGLGGAGTGQGQAGLVHNAIIGSNALALEAASARARGLGFLPVVLSPAVCGEVQAVSRLYGLLVRFASQARSEEGAEGSLREAILGMGPEVGVPDRDLLHTLKVLEECRGGALCLLSGGEPTVQLRGKGKGGRNQELALRVAMELAQGGSSLPAPLGVAFLSGGTDGQDGPTDAAGAIADPLLVSEAREQGLDPAQFLDNNDSYTFFTRLSRGDRLIRTGLTGTNVMDVHLVLIQGEEAGSGAHAAAGRS
- the LOC117412255 gene encoding glycerate kinase isoform X1; this translates as MASGLCGAAGSLLLSSAPWGLGGRSRRMMTLWTQGREVFSAAVSAVLPENMMRGSLALRGECLLVDGRSFAPMGNVHLVGFGKAVLGMAAAAERILGDHLVRGVVSVPHGIQEALRQAGKGEMLLGPDSRITVLEGARHNLPDRDAMEAASAIRELASGLTEQDLLLVLISGGGSALLPAPTPPITLEEKQSLTRQLAARGATIQELNTLRKALSQLKGGGLARCAHPAQVVSLILSDVIADPPELIASGPTVPSPADPGECWAILEKYGLRSSLPQSVRDVLSGLGGAGTGQGQAGLVHNAIIGSNALALEAASARARGLGFLPVVLSPAVCGEVQAVSRLYGLLVRFASQARSEEGAEGSLREAILGMGPEVGVPDRDLLHTLKVLEECRGGALCLLSGGEPTVQLRGKGKGGRNQELALRVAMELAQGGSSLPAPLGVAFLSGGTDGQDGPTDAAGAIADPLLVSEAREQGLDPAQFLDNNDSYTFFTRLSRGDRLIRTGLTGTNVMDVHLVLIQGEEAGSGAHAAAGRS